In the Glycine max cultivar Williams 82 chromosome 6, Glycine_max_v4.0, whole genome shotgun sequence genome, AAAATTTGAAGTTTGATTCATTATGTCATGAGATAATAGTCTCTTCCGTTATACTTAACCTCTCGTTAGTATATCAAAGGCATAGTTGATTATGAATAGTGTTGTCATTCTATTCAATTCAACATGTTAGGTGCACATGATGTTGAACTATTTGAAGTGGTTTTGTGTATTTGTCTTGCTTGAAAACATCCCAACAAATCTagcaattgtttttatttagcCCACTAGACACGACCTGAACATCGTACCTGCTGCACATCCACACTGTCAAATTCCAAAAGGTATTTTCCAGACCAAATGTGGTTTGAGAAATTATTGCAAGCTCCCCAACTCACCATTAATGTGTGTTTCATAATGATTTCCATCATTACTTTTAGATGATTATCTTGAGTTTAATGGCAGAGATATTATTAAAGCATCTAGTATTAATTATTGCTCCAAAAATATCCTATTGAAAATACAGTACACTAACTCTTATCATTAATGAAATTAACTATCAtcaaataaattagttaatccGATTGGTATgggtttaattttttgaaataaagcATTGAGTTTAAATATTACGATGAAATAAATGTAATTGAATTTTCTGACATAAATTATGCATCATGaaagttaataataaatacaGTACTTTATACTTATGGTAACCCAACAATTATCACCAATTTTGATAAAGGGAAAAAACTTAATGTTGTAATTTATTCACACGAACTACTCCCCACTATTCAACTCAGTAGACACTAAGCAGTAGCTGCATAAGTTTCTCGAATATCTTCAAAACCCCAAACTTTGGGTGATAATTACGTCTTTGAAACCGGAAAGCGATTTGGaccactttttttatatttccaatttttaataataataataataacgatTCCTTCCCCTCACGTAATTTCAGCTTCCCCAACAATTAAGTCcgtcttctttctttatttattttttcttttccccccttaAAAGAAAACGTTGAAAAAGCAACCCAAAATCAAAGTTATCAGACTTGCCTTTTCTACGGTCTCTTACTCAATTGTTCTGATGTTGCTCCTTAAAAATCACAcagttttaaaattgaattacaaaattaaatattaatatgattaCATGAACTCTTTCTTAGTTATTTCTATATTGCTCCTTGTGCCGTAAGGTGTTGGGTTAAGTCCCGCAACGAACGCAATCCTCATGTTTAGTTGCCAACATTTAGTTTGGAATCCTAAACAGACTACCGGTGATAAGTCGGAGGAAGGTGAGGATAACGTCAAGTCATCATACCCCTTATGTCCTGGGCGACACACGTGTTACAGTGGACGGGACAAAGGATCACGATCCCTCAAGGATGAACTAACTTAAAAAACCCGTCCTCGGTTCAAATTGTAGGACAGAaaacaactgaaaaaaaaaaacaacacagaAATCAATTTCAGATAGAGTAGGTACACGTACAGCCACACAAGTCTGAAATTCGGGAcaagaaaggaaaacaaagccCCCGCACCCTCTCTTGTCCTATTCgataaaacaaatcaaaattcgGAAATTCTTTCTAGTTATTTTGGGTTGGGTTTTGaaatagtattattattattattattattttctgatGAAGCATGAGAGtgaaaaaaggtgaaaaaatgaaaagagagaaagcaTACCTTAGGAGGAAGATGTCATGGTCAGCAAGAAGAGTAGTGAGGTTCCTTGTGACTGCCTTATTCATCATAACCGCAGCAGAAGCAACAAACTCTGATGCGCTTCTATTGATACACTTCAAGCACTTACACGTTTCCTCCGATCCCTTCAACTTTCTCTCCGACTGGGACCCGCACGCGCCATCTCCATGCGCGTGGCGTGCTATCACCTGCTCCTCCTCCTCCGGCGACGTCACCTCCATCGACCTCGGCGGCGCCTCCCTCTCCGGCACCCTCTTCCTCCCCATTCTCACGTCCCTTCCCTCTCTTCAAAACCTAATCCTCCGTGGCAACTCCTTCTCCTCTTTCAACCTCACCGTTTCTCCACTTTGCACTCTCCAAACACTCGACCTCTCTCACAACAACTTCTCCGGCAAGTTTCCCTTCGCAGACTTTGCTCCCTGTAACCGCCTCAGCTACCTCAACCTCTCTAATAACCTCATCACCGCTGGGCTTGTGCCTGGGCCTGGGCCCTGGCCCGAGCTGGCCCAACTTGACTTGTCCAGAAACCGCGTCTCCGACGTGGAACTTCTCGTCTCCGCTCTCGGAAGCTCAACTCTCGTTTTACTTAACTTCTCCGACAACAAACTAACGGGTCAACTCAGCGAAACGCTCGTTTCGAAGAGTGCGAACCTCTCATATTTGGACCTCTCTTATAACGTTCTCTCCGGGAAGGTTCCGTCGAGGCTTCTAAACGACGCCGTTCGGGTCCTCGATTTCTCGTTCAACAATTTCTCGGAATTTGACTTCGGTTTCGGTTCGTGCAAGAATCTAGTTCGGTTGAGTTTCTCGCACAATGCAATCTCTTCGAACGAGTTTCCGCGCGGGTTGAGCAACTGCAACAATCTTGAAGTTCTAGATCTTTCTCACAATGAGTTCGCCATGGAGATTCCATCAGAAATTCTTGTCAGTTTGAAGAGTTTGAAGTCTCTGTTTCTCGCACACAACAAGTTTTCCGGCGAAATTCCGAGTGAGCTTGGAGGCCTTTGTGAAACTCTTGTTGAACTTGATCTCTCCGAGAACAAGCTTTCTGGTTCGTTGCCTTTGAGTTTCACTCAGTGTTCTTCTCTGCAGAGTCTTAACCTCGCGAGGAATTTTCTCTCTGGGAACTTGCTTGTTTCCGTGGTGAGCAAGCTTGGGAGTCTAAAGTATCTAAACGCAGCGTTTAATAACATGACGGGACCGGTTCCGTTGTCGTCGCTTGTTAACTTGAAAGAACTTCGGGTTCTTGACCTAAGCTCGAACCGGTTCAGCGGCAATGTTCCATCGTTATTTTGTCCTTCGGAGTTGGAGAAGTTGATCCTCGCTGGCAATTACCTTTCAGGGACTGTACCGTCGCAGCTCGGTGAGTGTAAGAACTTGAAAACTATTGATTTCAGCTTTAACAGTTTGAACGGTTCGATACCGTGGGAGGTGTGGTCTTTGCCTAATTTAACTGATTTGATTATGTGGGCTAATAAACTCAACGGAGAAATCCCCGAGGGGATTTGTGTTGAGGGAGGGAACTTGGAGACTTTGATTTTGAACAATAATCTAATTTCGGGGTCCATTCCGAAGTCGATTGCGAATTGCACCAACATGATATGGGTGTCGTTGGCGAGCAACCGGTTAACTGGGCAGATACCGGCTGGGATTGGGAATTTGAACGCATTGGCGATTCTTCAGCTGGGCAATAACTCGTTGAGTGGGAGGGTTCCACCGGAGATAGGCGAGTGCAGGAGATTGATATGGTTGGATTTGAATAGTAATAACCTAACTGGGGATATCCCTTTCCAGCTTGCTGATCAGGCCGGGTTTGTTATCCCGGGGAGGGTTTCGGGGAAGCAGTTTGCGTTTGTGAGGAATGAGGGTGGGACTAGTTGCAGGGGTGCTGGTGGGTTGGTTGAGTTTGAGGATATTAGGACAGAGAGGCTTGAAGGTTTTCCCATGGTGCATTCCTGCCCGTTGACGCGGATTTACTCCGGTAGGACCGTGTATACTTTTGCTTCCAATGGGAGCATGATCTACCTTGACCTTTCCTACAACTTGTTGTCTGGGAGCATTCCTGAGAATTTGGGTGAGATGGCCTATTTGCAGGTGTTGAATTTGGGGCACAATAGGTTGAGTGGGAACATTCCAGATAGGTTTGGTGGTTTGAAAGCAATAGGGGTGCTTGATCTGTCTCATAATAGTCTTAATGGGTCCATCCCTGGGGCGTTGGAGGGTCTTTCTTTTCTCAGTGACCTTGATGTGTCTAATAATAATCTCAATGGGTCCATTCCTTCTGGTGGTCAGTTAACTACTTTTCCAGCTTCCAGATATGAGAACAACTCTGGCCTTTGTGGGGTGCCTTTGCCGGCGTGTGGGGCTTCAAAGAATCACTCGGTTGCTGTTGGGGATTGGAAGAAGCAGCAGCCTGTTGTAGCTGGGGTCGTCATTGGTTTGCTTTGCTTCCTCGTGTTTGCACTTGGGCTTGTGTTGGCTTTGTACCGAGTGAGGAAGGCGCAGAGGAAGGAGGAGATGAGGGAAAAGTATATAGAGAGTCTTCCAACTTCTGGGAGCAGTAGTTGGAAGCTTTCCAGCTTTCCTGAGCCTTTGAGTATCAATGTTGCCACCTTTGAGAAGCCTCTGCGGAAGCTGACTTTTGCGCATCTTCTTGAGGCTACTAACGGTTTCAGTGCTGAGAGTTTGATAGGTTCTGGGGGGTTTGGTGAGGTGTACAAAGCTAAGCTGAAAGATGGTTGTGTTGTTGCTATCAAGAAGCTCATTCATGTGACGGGTCAGGGAGATAGGGAGTTCATGGCTGAGATGGAAACAATTGGGAAGATTAAGCATAGGAACCTGGTTCAGCTGCTGGGTTACTGTAAAATTGGAGAGGAGAGGCTGCTTGTGTATGAGTACATGAAATGGGG is a window encoding:
- the BRL1B gene encoding serine/threonine-protein kinase BRI1-like 1; protein product: MRVKKGEKMKREKAYLRRKMSWSARRVVRFLVTALFIITAAEATNSDALLLIHFKHLHVSSDPFNFLSDWDPHAPSPCAWRAITCSSSSGDVTSIDLGGASLSGTLFLPILTSLPSLQNLILRGNSFSSFNLTVSPLCTLQTLDLSHNNFSGKFPFADFAPCNRLSYLNLSNNLITAGLVPGPGPWPELAQLDLSRNRVSDVELLVSALGSSTLVLLNFSDNKLTGQLSETLVSKSANLSYLDLSYNVLSGKVPSRLLNDAVRVLDFSFNNFSEFDFGFGSCKNLVRLSFSHNAISSNEFPRGLSNCNNLEVLDLSHNEFAMEIPSEILVSLKSLKSLFLAHNKFSGEIPSELGGLCETLVELDLSENKLSGSLPLSFTQCSSLQSLNLARNFLSGNLLVSVVSKLGSLKYLNAAFNNMTGPVPLSSLVNLKELRVLDLSSNRFSGNVPSLFCPSELEKLILAGNYLSGTVPSQLGECKNLKTIDFSFNSLNGSIPWEVWSLPNLTDLIMWANKLNGEIPEGICVEGGNLETLILNNNLISGSIPKSIANCTNMIWVSLASNRLTGQIPAGIGNLNALAILQLGNNSLSGRVPPEIGECRRLIWLDLNSNNLTGDIPFQLADQAGFVIPGRVSGKQFAFVRNEGGTSCRGAGGLVEFEDIRTERLEGFPMVHSCPLTRIYSGRTVYTFASNGSMIYLDLSYNLLSGSIPENLGEMAYLQVLNLGHNRLSGNIPDRFGGLKAIGVLDLSHNSLNGSIPGALEGLSFLSDLDVSNNNLNGSIPSGGQLTTFPASRYENNSGLCGVPLPACGASKNHSVAVGDWKKQQPVVAGVVIGLLCFLVFALGLVLALYRVRKAQRKEEMREKYIESLPTSGSSSWKLSSFPEPLSINVATFEKPLRKLTFAHLLEATNGFSAESLIGSGGFGEVYKAKLKDGCVVAIKKLIHVTGQGDREFMAEMETIGKIKHRNLVQLLGYCKIGEERLLVYEYMKWGSLEAVLHERAKAGVSKLDWAARKKIAIGSARGLAFLHHSCIPHIIHRDMKSSNILLDENFEARVSDFGMARLVNALDTHLTVSTLAGTPGYVPPEYYQSFRCTAKGDVYSYGVILLELLSGKRPIDSSEFGDDSNLVGWSKKLYKEKRINEIIDPDLIVQTSSESELLQYLRIAFECLDERPYRRPTMIQVMAMFKELQVDTDNDMLDSFSLRDNVIDEA